The region GCAAGCTCCATCGCCTCTTTTTTATTGGGAGTAATAAGCGTTGCCCCTGCATATTTGGCTACATCTTTTCCTTTAGGATCAATTAATACAGGTATTTTTTTTCTATTAGCTTGTTGAATAATTTTTTTTAAAAAAGGCGCTGAAAGAAAACCTTTGTTATAGTCAGAAATGACAATGCACGAGAGATCTGAACTTATATGCTGCATAACTTTTTTAATATTTGCTGCACTTGGCCCATGACTTTCTTGCTCCTCATCAACCCTCGCAATTTGATGATGACCGGCCATTATTCTTGTCTTTGTCGTCGTAGGACCACTTTCCTTAATGAGCCCCTTTATTGATAAACTATGTTCTTTAACGAGACTGGAGAGTATTTTTCCATTGCCGTCATTACCAATATTACCAACCAGTAAAGGCTTCATTCCTAAGCCTTGAAGGTTGAGCACTACATTTCCTGCACCACCAATGCGATTATGGTGCCTATTCTTTTTTATAACAGGAACAGGCGCCTCTGGAGATATACGGTCTACATCTCCAAAAATATATTGATCTAACATCAAATCGCCGATAACAAGGCACAATTTTTTAGATCCGAGAAATTGATTTTTGACTATGTTAATAAGTTGGTCTGACATAGTTATGCATACCTATCTAATGTAAGGAGGTAATTCTCTAAATAATCCGTAACACCTTCTTGCAGATTCATAAAATTATCATTAAAGCCGATAGAATTTAATTTATTCATTGTTGCTTGAGTATAGTACTGATATTTTCCCTTTAAGTCATTTGGCATCTCTATATATTTAATATCATCAGGTTGCCCTTTTATATTTATCAATACAGCTTCTGCTAGAGCTTTAAATGTCTCAGCATTTCCGGTACCGGCGTTATATAGGCCTGAGAAATTATTATTATTGAGGAAAAAAATTATAATCTTTACGGCATCTTTAACATAAATAAAGTCTCGAACTTGCATCCCGTCTGCATAGGACGGGTGCTCACTTTTAAATAGCTTAATCTGATTAGACTCTTTAAATTGATTAAAGGAATGAAAAACAACACTTGCCATTCTTCCTTTATGATATTCGTTAGGCCCGTAAACATTAAAAAACTTTAGACCGCACCATTGCGGTGGGGTTGGTTGATTTTTTGATAATTCAAGCTGAACCCAGCGGTCAAAAAAATGTTTTGAGTAGCCATATGCATTTAACGGACTCAGTTTATCGAGTTCTGATTCATTGTCATCATAACCAACAGAACCATCACCATAGGTTGCCGCCGAGCTTGCATAAATGAAAGGCACTTTATTTTCAGCACACCAATGCCAAAGAGCTTGGCTAAATCTTATGTTTGATTGAAGCAGCCGATTAAAGTTAGATTCTGTTGTCGCGCTTATAGCTCCCATATGAATTACTGCGGAAACATTTTTTTTATCATTTAAATATTTTTTTAAATCGTCTTTTGCAATATATGCAATGAACTTACGCTTGTTGAAATTATTTTCTTGTTGTTCATTGATTAGGTCATCAACAATCACAAAGTCATCAAAATTCATCTGGGTATTTAAATGCCAAGCAATCATACTTCCAATCATCCCACCCCCACCTGTGAGAATTATCATTTTGAAGCAGCCTTAACTTTGTCATACATTATCTTTGTTTTGTCCGAAGCGCTATTCTCTTTTTTCTGTGTCCATTTAGGATCTATCCATCCTGCTAGATGAGGTCTGATTATTTCCTCCATAGATTTAATCCACTCGTCATCTTTATTTAAAGCTGGGATATAGTTAAAACTTATGCCACCACCTTCTAAAAATAAAGATTTTCCTTCCATATTAATTTCTTCGAGTGTTTCTAGGCAGTCACTTGAAAAGCCAGGGCAAATGACATGGATACTGGCATCTTTTTTTTCTGCCTCTTGCGCTATTACGTCAGTAAAGTAAGGTTTAAGCCATTCAGCTTTACCAAATCTTGATTGGAAGCAGACTTGATATTCATGATCTTTGAGTTTTAAAGCTTCGGCAAGCAGCCTTCCTGTTTTATGGCACTCACAGTGATATGGGTCCCCTTGTATTAGAGATTTTTTTGGAACCCCATGAAAACTCATGATTAATTTTTTTGGTTTTTTATTCTTTTTCCAGAAATTTAGTACGGATATTTTTAATGCATTAATATAAGCCGGATTATCATGATAATGACGTATTGTTCGAATCTCAGGTACGTTACGCGTCCGTATTAAAATTTTCCATAGAGCGTCCATAGCAGATCCTGAAGAAGACGCTGCATATTGGGGGTAGAGTGGAAATAACAAGATTTTTGTACAATTCTTTTTTCGTAATTCATCAAGTGCCGATTGCATAGAAGGATTGCCGTAAGACATACCAAGCGCAACTTCAAGAGGCTGAGAATATTTTTTTTTCAAAACAGTCTTGAGTAATTTTTCTTGTGAGCGAGCGTTTACAAGAAGAGGGGAGCCTTTAGAAGTCCATACTTGCGCGTATTTTTTTGCAGAAGCATTGGGTCGAAAAACTAAAATAATAAAATGTAAAATCCAACACCAAATGAATCTTGGAATCTCTACGACTCTTCTATCCATTAAAAATTGACCTAAATATTTCCTTAGTGATGGGGCATCGGCTGCATCAGGTGTGCCTAAGTTTGCGAGAATAATGCCAATTTTTGGTGGATCACCATGTTTATATGGTGGTTCAGGATTAAAGTAACTCATAGTATCTTTTTATTTAATTGATTTGCTTAGCATTTTAGCAGTGATATCTACAATTGGGATGACTCTTTCGTACGCCATCCTTGTTGGTCCTATTACACCAAGTATCCCTATGACCTCCCCATCCGATTGGTATGGCGCTGTGACGATACTACATTCGTCAAGAGCTTGGTATCCAGATTCTTCACCAATAAATATTTGCATACCAGATGATTGGTGACTTTTTTCGAGTAGTTGAAGTAGGGCTGTTTTTTTCTCAAAAAGCTCAATAATTTTTTTTATACTTTTTACATTTTGTGACAAATCGACTGTATCTAATAACTTCCCTTGTCCAGTCAGAATTAAATTTTCGTCAAGTTTAGGACTAATCGAAAGATCTACCGCTGCACTCATAAGATTTGTCATATTTTTTTTCATTGTCGAAAGCTCGTCGATAATCTTTTCTTTTATTTTGCTTATATCCAAATCCCTATAATGCTCATTAAAGAAATTAGAAGCCTCAATTAAGGTACTTTGATCATATTCCTCTTGAGTATCAAGCACACGATTTTGAACGCTTCCATCACTCGTCACAATAATAACGAGGATTCTTTTTTTTGATAAGTTTAAGAATTCTATATGCTTAAAGCTAATTTTTTTAGCCTTAGGTAGCATTACAACACCAGCAAAGTTAGTCATACTAGATAATGTGTCAGCCGTGATATTAACTAAATCTTTTGAGTTGGAGGTTTGTAAAGAGCTCTGCAATATATCTAAATCTGCTTTATTAGGCGACTTCATCGTAACCAAGCTATCGACAAAAAAACGATACCCTTTATGCGTTGGTATTCTACCTGCAGAGGTATGTGGGCTTGAGATGAAGCCTGCATCTTCTAGATCCTTCATAATATTTCTGATTGATGCAGAACTTAGATCTAGGCCTGAAGAAGCGGTTAAGGTTTTTGAACCGACTGGTTGACCATCAGCAATGTGATGATTTATTAATGTTTTTAGGAGATGCTGAGTTCTTGTATCAATTTCCATTTTATTTAAGATTAATTAATTAAATTTTGTTATTGCTTTAAAATAATCATATGATTTATTTTACTGACTCATTTAATATATAGCTAGAACTTAAAGAGATTGAGATGAAATTTAAAAAAATAGCCATCATAGGTAAATATCCAGCCGTCATAGAATCAAGCGAGATGAATTCACAACTTATTGATTTAATTGAATATTTATCAAAAAAAGATTATGAATTAATTATTGAAGAAAAGACACAAAAAAAAATAAAAATTACGGGTTTTCAATCAACACCCTTGCAGAGCATTGGAGCTGAGGCTGACATAGCAATTATTATTGGTGGTGATGGCACAATGCTAGGCGTAGCAAGAAGTCTATTAGATGAGGGTATACCAATGATTGGGGTGAATAGTGGTCGTTTTGGTTTTTTAGCAGACCTCAATACAAAAAATATGTTTGCCAGTATAGATCAAGTCTTAAATGCTAATTATGACGAAGATAAACGCTTATTAATTGAATCGAAAGTATATCGTGACAAGAAGGTGATTTATGAATCATTTGCATTAAACGATGTTGTTATAAAAAGTGGTGTTAGATTGATTGAGCTAGAAGTATCCATTAATGATAAATTTGTGCATACCCAAAGATCTGATGGCATTATTGTCTCCACACCCACTGGCACAACAGCGTATGCTTTATCTGCAGGAGGACCAATTTTACATCCACAACTAGAAGCACTCTCGATTGTTCCGATTAACCCACATACTTTAAGTAATCGCCCGATTGCTATTGATGCAACAAGTGAAATAGATATTAAAATTGTGCAAATGGAGGAAGCTTCATTGAGTATCGATGGACAAATTAAATTTCCCCTTGATAAAAGAGATGAGATTCAGATTACAAAAGCTAAAAAAACTATCTCAATATTGCACCCAAAAGATTATTGTTACTTTGAAATGTTAAGAAATAAACTTCATTGGGGTTAGGCAGGCTATGCTTGAAAATTTACTGATAAAAAATTATGTCATTGTTGAGGAGCTTGACCTAAATTTTTTGTTGGGATTTTCGTCACTCACAGGAGAAACCGGTGCAGGCAAATCTATCCTCATTGATGCTTTATCACTAGCCCTTGGCGCCAGAAGTGAAAGTGGTGTTGTAAAAAAGGGGAATGAGAAGGCGGATATCACTGCAACATTTAATCTTAAAGGAAATGATGCAGCGCAAGCCTGGTTATCACTAAACGAATTTGAAGAATCAGACAATCAATTACTATTAAGAAGGGTCATCAACAAAGACGGTAAGTCAAAAGCATTTATTAATGGCATTCCTTCAACCATCAGTCAGCTGAAAGCTATCGGTGAAAGTTTGGTTGATATTTATAGTCAAAATACACACCATTCTTTATTGAAAAAAACAGCTCAAAGAGAGATATTGGACAGCTTTTTAGATTCAAAAGAAGAGATTCAACAATTAAAAAAACTTTACAGTGAATGGCAAAGATTATCTGTGGAACAGGATAAATTCTTGAAGAATAAAGAAAGTTTCTTAAATGAACTCAATGAAACTGAAGAAAAATATAATGAGTTTTCAGGATTAAATTTTTCTTATGAAGAATGGAATCAACTTCAAATTGACCAAAAATTTTTAGCAAATGGTAAGGAGTTAATTGGAGGCGTTAATAAATGTATCTCAATAATTGATGAGGGCGATATTTCATTAAATTCACTTTCAAGAGAGGCGCAAGTAGAGTTAAAAAATCTTCATACACTTGATACAAGACTTGAAAATGCCAACAATATTATGAGCTCAATTCAGGCAGAATCGTTAGAGCTCGCTCGTGAATTATCAAATTACTTACAAAATGTTGATATTGATGAAAATTTACAGCAAAGGGTTGAAGAAAAAATTCAGTCTATATTTAATTTTTGTAGAAAATATAATGTTAAGCCTGAAAATTTGGAATCAGAGAGTGAAACGTGGCTTCAAAGATTAGAGGAGTTAAAAGGTATGTTGGGTGAGAAGGATATATCCGCCATAGTTAAGGAAGCGAAAGTGTCATATGATAATGTTGCTATAAATGTCACTAATCAAAGAAAAACCGCTGCCACATCTTTAAGTAATCTCATCACAGAGAAGCTGAATCAACTATCTTTCAATGATGCGACTTTTAGGGTTGATCTAATACCATCTGAACCTACAATCCATGGTAATGAAAGCATACAATTTTTAGTTTCAACTTTTAAAGGAGGCGATCTCCAACCAATTCAAAAAGTTTTATCAGGTGGTGAGCTATCAAGAATAAGTTTAGCAATTAGGGTCGCATCAATCGCGAATATAGATGTTCCAACTATGATATTTGATGAAGTGGATGTAGGTATTGGGGGAGGTGTTGCAGAAGTAGTTGGTAATTTATTAAAAGATTTAGGAGATAAAACAAATACGCAGGCACTTGTAATAACTCACCTTCCTCAGGTCGCTGCAAAGGCAAATAATCATTATAAAGTTAGTAAAAATCAAGCAGGTGATTCTATAACAAGCAAAATACACCTTTTAAATGAATCTGAGCGTATTGATGAAATAGCGAGAATGTTGGGGGGTATTAAGGTGACTGATAAGGCAATTGATCATGCCAAGGAAATATTAAGTTAAATTACTTTTTGTACTCACAAGGTTTTTTTGTGCAATCACCGTAGATGTAAAGAGAGTGTTCAATAATCTTAAATCCATGCTCATTTGCTACTTGTGTTTGTAACTTTTCAATATCCTCATTCACAAACTCTGTAACATGACCACATTGGAGGCATACGATATGATCGTGATGACTCTTTTCATTTAGCTCAAAAACAGCTTTACCACTTTCAAAGTGATGTCGAATTAATAACCCTGCTTGCTCAAATTGGGTCAAAACACGATAAATTGTTGCAAGCCCAACCTCTTCACCGCCACCTATCATTTCTTTGTAAATGTCCTCAGCTGATAAATGTTTTTCTTTACTATTCTCAAAAATGCTTAAGACTTTTAATCTTGGAAGCGTTACTTTTAATCCAGTTTTTTTTAAGCCGTCATGCTCATCCATCGCTCATACTCCAAATGTAATTTAAAACATAACCATCATTCAAAATGTTATATTATCAACCTTTGAAAATAAAGTCTTATAAAATGCGTTTAATTTGTATTATCTTCATTTTTTTGATGGTGCCGGCGTGTTCTTGGTTGGATTCTAATCCATCTGATGAAGACAATATTCCAGTCGGGCAAGAGGATGACGACACTGATATATCTGTCATCCCGTTAATAAATATCATAACCAAATACCTTCCTGAAACATATCGACAAGATATTTCTCAAGGTAATGAAATAACTCCTGAGATGTTATTAGAGATAAAGCCAGATATGAATAAATCACAGGTAAGGTTTGTTTTAGGTACCCCTTTAATTCAAGACTCATTTCATAAGAATCGTTGGGATTATATTTACGTAGTCAGACAGAAGGGTAAATTCATTGAATCTAGACACCTCATCTTAACTTTTAAAAAGGATAAACTTGTTAACCTAACGGGCGATCTTATTGATCGAAATAAAGATGTTAAGAATATGGAATTTCAAAATGTAAAAGAGTGGGATGAGGAATCATTAGCAGAAGAACAAAAAAAATTCGGTGATATTGAGGATAAAAAAGAAACACTTGAAAAAAGTAATGGTTCTATTGATAATGAACAAATACAATCAGTTGAAGAGCCTGCTAAAGGGAAAGCAGTTGAAGAATCAGGGAGTGTTTCTCAAAGTGCGAATGAACCAGTTAAAAAAAATGCAGTTGAAGAATCAGGGAGTGTTTCTCAAAGTGTTAAGAAAGATTTAAATACTTCTTTACCTGATAAGGAAGATCCGGGGTATTTTGAACTTCTTTTGGAAAATATTGGGTTTTAAAAAAAATGAAAAAAATTAATATAATTGTTGTAGGTGCCTCAGGAAAAATGGGTCAGGCTATTATTAAAGAGACTCTTGATGATTCTGAATTAAATCTTGCGAAGGCAATAGATATAAAAACCTCACCAAGAATTGGTAAGGATGCTGGAGAGTTGTTTGGGTTTGAAAGTAATATTAAAATAAGTTCTGACTTGCTTATGGATAAGGTGCAGGCTGATATTTTAATAGACTTTACCAGACCAGAAGCGAGTATGAATTATTTAGATTTTTGTGAAAAAAATAATTTAGGTTATGTTCTGGGAACTACAGGGTTTTCAGATAACGAAAAAAAATTAATAACGCAAGCAGCTAAAAAAATACCAATATGCTTTGCACCAAATATGAGTATTGGCGTTAATGTGCTGATTTCACTTGTAGAGAAAGCTACCCAATCCCTTCATGATGATTTTGATATTGAAATTATGGAATCACATCATAAGTATAAGGTGGATTCACCTTCTGGGACTGCTATTAGGCTAGGTGAGGAAGTAGCAAAGGCATCAAATAGAAGTCTCAATGAAAATGCTGTTTTTAGTCGCGAAGGCATTCAAAAAGAACGTCAAAAGAAAGAGATAGGATTCTCAGTTGTACGAGGAGGAGATATTGTTGGAGATCATACAGTTTTGTATGCAGGCGATGGGGAGAGGATTGAATTGACCC is a window of Methylophilales bacterium DNA encoding:
- a CDS encoding outer membrane protein assembly factor BamE, producing the protein MRLICIIFIFLMVPACSWLDSNPSDEDNIPVGQEDDDTDISVIPLINIITKYLPETYRQDISQGNEITPEMLLEIKPDMNKSQVRFVLGTPLIQDSFHKNRWDYIYVVRQKGKFIESRHLILTFKKDKLVNLTGDLIDRNKDVKNMEFQNVKEWDEESLAEEQKKFGDIEDKKETLEKSNGSIDNEQIQSVEEPAKGKAVEESGSVSQSANEPVKKNAVEESGSVSQSVKKDLNTSLPDKEDPGYFELLLENIGF
- a CDS encoding NAD(+) kinase translates to MKFKKIAIIGKYPAVIESSEMNSQLIDLIEYLSKKDYELIIEEKTQKKIKITGFQSTPLQSIGAEADIAIIIGGDGTMLGVARSLLDEGIPMIGVNSGRFGFLADLNTKNMFASIDQVLNANYDEDKRLLIESKVYRDKKVIYESFALNDVVIKSGVRLIELEVSINDKFVHTQRSDGIIVSTPTGTTAYALSAGGPILHPQLEALSIVPINPHTLSNRPIAIDATSEIDIKIVQMEEASLSIDGQIKFPLDKRDEIQITKAKKTISILHPKDYCYFEMLRNKLHWG
- the dapB gene encoding 4-hydroxy-tetrahydrodipicolinate reductase — its product is MKKINIIVVGASGKMGQAIIKETLDDSELNLAKAIDIKTSPRIGKDAGELFGFESNIKISSDLLMDKVQADILIDFTRPEASMNYLDFCEKNNLGYVLGTTGFSDNEKKLITQAAKKIPICFAPNMSIGVNVLISLVEKATQSLHDDFDIEIMESHHKYKVDSPSGTAIRLGEEVAKASNRSLNENAVFSREGIQKERQKKEIGFSVVRGGDIVGDHTVLYAGDGERIELTHKASSRTTFSKGATKAAKYINNQTNGLFDMFDVLNLKK
- the rfaD gene encoding ADP-glyceromanno-heptose 6-epimerase, with the translated sequence MIILTGGGGMIGSMIAWHLNTQMNFDDFVIVDDLINEQQENNFNKRKFIAYIAKDDLKKYLNDKKNVSAVIHMGAISATTESNFNRLLQSNIRFSQALWHWCAENKVPFIYASSAATYGDGSVGYDDNESELDKLSPLNAYGYSKHFFDRWVQLELSKNQPTPPQWCGLKFFNVYGPNEYHKGRMASVVFHSFNQFKESNQIKLFKSEHPSYADGMQVRDFIYVKDAVKIIIFFLNNNNFSGLYNAGTGNAETFKALAEAVLINIKGQPDDIKYIEMPNDLKGKYQYYTQATMNKLNSIGFNDNFMNLQEGVTDYLENYLLTLDRYA
- the recN gene encoding DNA repair protein RecN; translation: MLENLLIKNYVIVEELDLNFLLGFSSLTGETGAGKSILIDALSLALGARSESGVVKKGNEKADITATFNLKGNDAAQAWLSLNEFEESDNQLLLRRVINKDGKSKAFINGIPSTISQLKAIGESLVDIYSQNTHHSLLKKTAQREILDSFLDSKEEIQQLKKLYSEWQRLSVEQDKFLKNKESFLNELNETEEKYNEFSGLNFSYEEWNQLQIDQKFLANGKELIGGVNKCISIIDEGDISLNSLSREAQVELKNLHTLDTRLENANNIMSSIQAESLELARELSNYLQNVDIDENLQQRVEEKIQSIFNFCRKYNVKPENLESESETWLQRLEELKGMLGEKDISAIVKEAKVSYDNVAINVTNQRKTAATSLSNLITEKLNQLSFNDATFRVDLIPSEPTIHGNESIQFLVSTFKGGDLQPIQKVLSGGELSRISLAIRVASIANIDVPTMIFDEVDVGIGGGVAEVVGNLLKDLGDKTNTQALVITHLPQVAAKANNHYKVSKNQAGDSITSKIHLLNESERIDEIARMLGGIKVTDKAIDHAKEILS
- the hemH gene encoding ferrochelatase, translating into MSYFNPEPPYKHGDPPKIGIILANLGTPDAADAPSLRKYLGQFLMDRRVVEIPRFIWCWILHFIILVFRPNASAKKYAQVWTSKGSPLLVNARSQEKLLKTVLKKKYSQPLEVALGMSYGNPSMQSALDELRKKNCTKILLFPLYPQYAASSSGSAMDALWKILIRTRNVPEIRTIRHYHDNPAYINALKISVLNFWKKNKKPKKLIMSFHGVPKKSLIQGDPYHCECHKTGRLLAEALKLKDHEYQVCFQSRFGKAEWLKPYFTDVIAQEAEKKDASIHVICPGFSSDCLETLEEINMEGKSLFLEGGGISFNYIPALNKDDEWIKSMEEIIRPHLAGWIDPKWTQKKENSASDKTKIMYDKVKAASK
- the fur gene encoding ferric iron uptake transcriptional regulator; translated protein: MDEHDGLKKTGLKVTLPRLKVLSIFENSKEKHLSAEDIYKEMIGGGEEVGLATIYRVLTQFEQAGLLIRHHFESGKAVFELNEKSHHDHIVCLQCGHVTEFVNEDIEKLQTQVANEHGFKIIEHSLYIYGDCTKKPCEYKK
- the hrcA gene encoding heat-inducible transcriptional repressor HrcA, which translates into the protein MEIDTRTQHLLKTLINHHIADGQPVGSKTLTASSGLDLSSASIRNIMKDLEDAGFISSPHTSAGRIPTHKGYRFFVDSLVTMKSPNKADLDILQSSLQTSNSKDLVNITADTLSSMTNFAGVVMLPKAKKISFKHIEFLNLSKKRILVIIVTSDGSVQNRVLDTQEEYDQSTLIEASNFFNEHYRDLDISKIKEKIIDELSTMKKNMTNLMSAAVDLSISPKLDENLILTGQGKLLDTVDLSQNVKSIKKIIELFEKKTALLQLLEKSHQSSGMQIFIGEESGYQALDECSIVTAPYQSDGEVIGILGVIGPTRMAYERVIPIVDITAKMLSKSIK